ATAACACCACTCCAAAAGCAAAGACATCAGATTTTTGCGTAACGTTTCCCGATTCCAGATACTCCGGATCTGCATACCCTAGTGTACCCGTCTTCCTTGATGGAGCTTTGTCGAGTTTATTTTTCACATTAGTACCGCCCAATTTGGACAGCCCCAAGGCAGAAAGCTTGGGCACCAAGTCTTTGTCCAATAGAATGTTGAAACTTTTCAGGTCTCTGTGGATAATGGCATGCTTAATCCCTGTGTGGAGGTAATGTACACCACGCGCGGCCCCGATGCAGATATCCAGCCGTTTCTTCCAGGAGAGTGGATCTCCGGCAGTCTTGCCGAAGAGATGATTAGACAAGGGACCATTGTCAAGGAACTCATAAACTAGCATACGGTCATCTCCTTCTTCGCAAAATCCAATGAATGAAACTAGGTTAGGATGGCGCAACTGGCAGAACAACAATATCTCTGTCTCAAACGCAGACTCTGGCTGTATCTGATTATCTTTTTTAAGGCACTTGATTACAACATCCATGTCGGTTCCGTCGGTAATAATATGCCCTTTGTAAACGTCGCAGAAGGCGCCACTGCCGAGACGCAAGTTGAAGTCGTTGGTCGCTGTTCTGATCTCATTTAGTGAAAATCGAATGCATTTTCCTTCGGTGAATGGCCAGTTTTGgagtttttttggttttgttttcttccatGGAAAGAAGAAACGCGAGACTTGAGTCTCAGAAGGAAGAAACCCCATACTTGATGGGTTGATGAATCTACGATCTTGAGGATCCAATGATTAGAATCCAAACATGGCTAGCCAAATTAAATAAACTCCTGAATTAATAGTTAATCCAAGAACACAGAGAAAAAAGATTGGACAGCCAGACAATATACAGATGTATTTGAATTgaattgtttttctttattctgGTTTGATCGATGATATGTGAGTTGATATATACTAACATCTACTGACACATACAATAATAATTAAATGAAACAAGCAACCTCTAAGTCTCTAACAACCCCCAATTGCAGAAAAATATCACGCACACCAGATTGGACCATCCCGCCTTCGCAGCTGCATGTTTCAGcctattgtttgtttattcaatTTTCTAGATGAAGGCGAACCACTGAAAACTACTTGAGAAAAGATTTTTAATAAGCTTTTGTCGTAAGTAACGACGCTGAAAGCAGCAAGATATGAGGGAGATCGAACCCTACCAAGTTTTGAccagagaaaaatgaaaagacaaCAAAATCCATGGCATCGTTCAGTGAAACAAAATTCAGGACAGTTACCTATCTGAAATTCCACAACTCCACAGCATCGGATCATTAATTCCACACAAACGACACAATTAAACGAGAAGATTATTTTCCAATCGGGCCATCAGGTGTGAattcaaatttcttttctttgacaaCAAGAAAAATCCCATCCTCAATCCATATATGGTGCCGTCTAAATAGACCCGCGATTttgttcaaaaataaaaataaatatatataaccaTCATCGTTTGAATTGTTCCAagtaaagaaaaataagagagagCAACCAGAGGAAGGATCCTGTCACTGATGATGGGTAACATAGGCAGAGAGGATTAGATCAGAGTGTTATATCTGGATACATTGACACGCAATCTAGGTCGATGCGGTGGTGTTGGAAAGTCTGGATGGCCACAGTACGAGAGAGATCTTCTGTCAACCCAAAAATCCAAATCAATTTCTTCAGAGAatagttaaatttttgaactactaTATATgtcctcacataatatagatattaataaataaattatttctatataaaGATAAGATAGTTAATtgactatatcatatttcaaaatattgcaattacctcccatgaaaaaaagagaaacttCCTCAAAATCAGGAGAGAAACTGCTGTATTtgattttaatttaaaaaaataaaaataaaagccaattgacatgtgcggagCACATTTTAAGGGGCTAGTCTAAACGAAAAGGAAAAAACACgagtttcaatttttctcttcacAGAATTTTGTCTCATTGATTTAAGAGATTGAGATCCCAACCTTAGCATGCAGGAAAAAAGAGAGAGCCAAACTGAAAATCTAAGATTATATCCATGGACGAATTAGAACCTTAGATTTGTTAAGGCTTTGTAAAACAATAAAGTAACAATGAAAAAGAGACTGAGAatcagtgtttttttttttttttaaagattcaATGGACTTATTGGAAATGGATAATAAACGGATTACCAATACttttatggcacgtttacttatttggaatggaaaataatcatgaatcagagacaactggaatgggagAATAAAGGAATCGATATTGATTCCGAatgagttgattcctaaacccatctcccccttcgtaatcaaatcctcaaattcctgagtattcatgAATCAATTCTTTATaaagaggtgggacctacactcATTCTGAATCCTTCAGGTGTTAGTAAACCTAGGAatacttttacccggaatcattctgattcctttatgtgtttggaatcattctgattcctttatgtgttagtaaatgtAGGAAtagttttaccccgtaatcattccctcccattCCAAGAAAGTAAacgcactacaccaaaaatggttatagatacctctcactagcatgactaatttgctatctcaccaagaaTAAGTAACACCTTCTTAGGGGGCCCACAAGCTATGGtagggcccaaccgagacatgcatcccgtagctcGATGTCCGAGCTACAccacggtagtcggaagcggccaatacctcgcagggaagccaccttcccggccttgccaatatgcctccacaatatggctttctagactagaatagtggtttcttatcccacattggaaaacatgtagaGGAAGGAgcctcccctataaaaggagactcattcccacttactcaacatcccattacatctcatgtaatcctcttgggccgcaaggctcaacacacatagttaagctttcaagtggacctagtctcccgctaaggcgagagacgaaccactatacttcttgtgtgtgtgtgtgtgtctctctctctctccctttttatttagggctaaatactagttactaccttgtggtttaggtccaaaatcaattcagtcactggacttctaatttcatcaaaaacaccccttcactttcaattttgatctaataggtccaattcgttaatattctgttatgagttcaagttatagttggattatgtgttaaaaaactatttattttatagtaggactcactcctaaattgactatgcagaccacctcgacaccacatcataaaacataggccatatatgagccacgttaacaagttaaataacttcaattattggaaaactaacaaattggacctattatatcaaaattgaaagtacaggggtgtttttgatgaaattagaagttcagggactgaattgattttggacccaaactacagggtagtaatcagtatttagcccttttatttatcgttaattagacccTTCGGTCAcatacattaacattggcgccatctgtgggaagccaacacaaaggcttcgtcacgtaCCGTGAACTTTTGGTCCGCTAGAGAGTCCAGCGGCAACATCTTCCGCTAGCTAGTGTGTCCGGCGGCGACATATTAATCCAATGAGGCTAGCGTGTCCTGCGGCGACATCTTCTGCTAGCGAGTCCGGAGGTGACATTTTCCGCTAGCAAGTCCTGCAGCAACATATTCCTCCAACAAGGCTACCGTGTTcggcggcgacattttccgctatCGAGTCCGGCGGCGAAATTTTCCTCTAGCGAGTCCGGCGACCACATATTCCTCCAGTGAGGCTAGCGTGTTCGGCGGCTACATCTTCCGCTAGCGAGTCCGCGGTGACATATTCCTCTAGTGAGCCTAGCATGTCTggcggcgacatcttccgctagAGAGTCCGCAGCGGCATATTCCATTCGTGAGCCTAGCGAGTCTGGCGGCGACATTTTCCACTAGTGAGTCCcgcggcgacatattcctccagtgaGCCTAGCgtgtccggcggcgacatcttcTGCTAGCGAGTCCGCGGTGACATATTCCTCCAATGAGCCTAGCGTGTCCGGCTGAAACATCTTCCGCTAGCGAGTCCGCGGCTGCATATTCCTCCTGTGAGCCTAGCGTGTCCGGCAGCAACATCTTCCGCTAGCGAGTCCGCTGCGGCATATTCCTCCAGTGAGGCTAGCGTGTCCGGTGGCCACATCTTCCTCTAGCAAGTCCGCcggcgacatcttccgctaTCGTGTTCGGCGGCGACATATTCCGCGAACGAGGCTAGTGAGACcggcggcgacattttccgctagcgaGTCCTGTGGCGACATATTCCTCTGCTAGAGAGGctaggacaactccaacataatTTGGGCACTTACATCAATTCCAACTCCTACTCGCTcgaaatcggcataagataagtgacTATATCTTCctttgctctttcaatttgagctagtgccatgccaatgccatgcttttactacttctaagcatgcctacaatatatcacacttgatatgcatttacatgtcTTCGTGATCCTTAAGCATGTTCacaacaataaaaaaatgttattagcaactttactacaagtacatgctatacaaatatgcatgcttctatttaattgcaactcaattaaataaacatgtgacacttgCTTAAACAAACATGTGACACTTGCTTAAACAAACTATGTCATGCTTATttgttgttcatacaattagcaAGATTTACATGTACACTGTGTAAATACTTTGTCTGCCACTTGGCCACCATATGTTGTCAAACCCTCCCCATGGGAAATAGACCTAAACAGGTCTAGACTCCATTGGTCTATGGTTTACGACCAAcagccaagcggtaaggcaacacCTCATAATGAcgatgaccgctacgcggcattacAGTCAAACTTTTCTCCTCtaggaaagagtaaagggaccggtTAACACAGCCCGcggcagccattgatctggCAGTTAACCCCCGACACTTgagtatcaaagattaggttacCTACCTAACGCCCACCGCCTCCGTGGAACCCCCGAGCTCCGCGCTCACGCCTTCGTGGCACTCCCTAGCTCCCCTttcacgagctctaacgctcatgcATCTGCGGCACTCCCGAGCTCCGTCCTCACAAGCTTTAACGCTCATGCCTCAACGGCACCCCCAGCTCCGCGCTCACGAGCTTTAACACTCATGCCTTCGAGGCACCCCCGAGCTCCACGCTCCCGAGTTTCCCGCTCACAAGCTTcctctcacgccttcgcggcaaccccgagcttcccgctcactccttcgcggcacccccaagcttcccgctcatgcgttctcggcacccccgagctttccgctcacccCTTCACTgaaaccccgagcttcccgctcatgccttcacggcacccccgagcttcccgttcATGCCTTCATGGCACCCCCGAGTTTTCACGCTCTTACCTTCCGGCATTCCCAAGTTTTACACTCACATCCCCTtgacataatacacattaatggaacattgaattcttctaccattcgtcctttgcaacaaattgaattcttttcgcgttccattaatacgagcgaaaaaccaaacaaacacaagcgttcgcatattcatcattcacgaattacaaatgCTTGCCTTCagggcactcatgcaacttacaccgaGCGTAACCTCGTCAACTTGACCACGTTCGTTCTCTCGCAAGCACCACGCGCATCATATGCAATCCGTATACTCATTCTTGGTATGCTCAAACAACCGTATGCGTTCTCGAGCCTATACGTCATATATGATCATACTCAACGGCATTCTCATGTATACATCaatatgtatcatgcacctcgtacattcaCATATgtcaatgcatatcaatgcaactaaCATACGTttcccaatacaacaagcattctacatatgcgcatTTTTTGTCTTtacaggttaacgagtcccttcttgcttaccgagttcagggacttgtaggggctggACGCCTCTcgagtgttacttatgcttgatgacatcatgtttataactctccaaccaagaagctcctcttacttggggacttcgggg
This genomic stretch from Rosa chinensis cultivar Old Blush unplaced genomic scaffold, RchiOBHm-V2 RchiOBHmChr0c37, whole genome shotgun sequence harbors:
- the LOC112181381 gene encoding receptor-like protein kinase ANXUR2, giving the protein MGFLPSETQVSRFFFPWKKTKPKKLQNWPFTEGKCIRFSLNEIRTATNDFNLRLGSGAFCDVYKGHIITDGTDMDVVIKCLKKDNQIQPESAFETEILLFCQLRHPNLVSFIGFCEEGDDRMLVYEFLDNGPLSNHLFGKTAGDPLSWKKRLDICIGAARGVHYLHTGIKHAIIHRDLKSFNILLDKDLVPKLSALGLSKLGGTNVKNKLDKAPSRKTGTLGYADPEYLESGNVTQKSDVFAFGVVLFEVLCVRSSAKFKECMDGTSLFDIIDPYLKGEIAPDCLRKFVDIAERCVRRTGAQRPTMGEVEVELEDALELQEKSDSSKNLETSTSIAPAHHNYTYDGMTFRTIKDIFFWFAEDSLSNNFTTCLSENNTTVFSDKSTTNMKKKK